A region of Thermovibrio ammonificans HB-1 DNA encodes the following proteins:
- the murJ gene encoding murein biosynthesis integral membrane protein MurJ, producing the protein MTRSVIRSAAVVSASILSSRVLGLLRDVVIASTFGASTLSDTFFVAFRIPNLLRRIFAEGAFSSVFVPAFTKELQLSRERALQFASRVLGTLLILLTATVVAGELLAPLIVKAVAPGFSGESFRHAVKLLREMFPYIALISLTAFYGGVLNSLNHFFAPSFSTTLFNLALIVSALTLGKWLSVEALAVGVIAGGILQLLLVTAFAKREGALVRPTFRLTPKVKETIKNMIPGLFSFAVRQISMLIDTVMASFLAAGAISYLYYANRFVQLPLGMFAIGLSQVLLPRFSRRSGAGLKEEIEIGIRLCSALIIPAAVGLTLFGMPIIDLIFNHGAFSDKALKYTYYTLIGYSVGLFFFSLEKIVTNAYYSLEEFSLPVKISALTLGFNGLFNLVFCFLLNLGTMGLALGTSLTSLINLTLLIRFLKRRFSIEILNETVKAGAKYTLLSLPVGVIAAAGSKLYRVNMPTAEKLLIVGITVTAAATVYAVTLYITKDPIIQSLKEG; encoded by the coding sequence ATGACAAGGTCCGTAATACGAAGTGCAGCTGTTGTTTCCGCCTCCATACTCTCAAGTAGAGTTCTCGGTCTGCTAAGAGACGTTGTTATAGCCTCCACATTCGGAGCTTCAACCCTCAGCGACACCTTCTTTGTAGCTTTCAGAATCCCCAACTTACTCAGGCGGATATTCGCAGAAGGGGCCTTCAGTTCCGTTTTCGTCCCGGCCTTCACTAAGGAGCTTCAGCTCTCAAGGGAAAGGGCCCTCCAGTTTGCCTCAAGGGTCTTAGGCACGCTGCTCATCCTCCTTACGGCTACGGTAGTGGCAGGAGAGCTCCTTGCCCCCCTCATCGTAAAGGCAGTAGCACCGGGGTTTTCGGGGGAGAGCTTCCGCCACGCCGTGAAACTACTAAGAGAGATGTTCCCCTACATAGCTCTCATCAGCCTCACTGCTTTCTACGGCGGAGTTCTCAACAGCCTTAACCACTTTTTCGCCCCATCCTTCTCAACAACCCTCTTCAACCTGGCACTGATAGTCAGCGCCCTAACACTCGGCAAGTGGCTTTCGGTAGAGGCTTTAGCCGTAGGGGTTATAGCGGGCGGAATTCTCCAACTGCTTCTCGTTACGGCCTTTGCCAAGAGAGAGGGAGCACTGGTAAGGCCGACATTTCGGCTAACGCCGAAGGTCAAGGAAACCATCAAGAACATGATTCCGGGCCTTTTCAGCTTTGCCGTTAGACAGATATCTATGCTGATAGACACGGTAATGGCCTCCTTCCTTGCGGCGGGAGCAATCTCCTACCTTTACTACGCCAACAGGTTCGTTCAACTGCCGCTGGGAATGTTCGCAATAGGGCTATCCCAGGTACTCCTTCCCCGCTTCTCAAGGAGGAGCGGAGCCGGACTGAAAGAGGAGATAGAAATCGGCATCAGGCTCTGCAGCGCCCTCATAATTCCGGCGGCCGTAGGCCTCACACTTTTTGGAATGCCGATAATAGACCTCATCTTTAACCACGGAGCCTTCAGCGATAAAGCCCTGAAGTACACCTACTACACGCTAATAGGCTACAGTGTGGGTCTTTTCTTCTTCTCACTCGAAAAAATAGTAACCAACGCCTACTACTCCCTTGAGGAGTTCTCGCTTCCCGTGAAAATATCGGCCCTTACCCTGGGGTTCAACGGGCTGTTCAACCTCGTTTTCTGCTTTCTCCTCAACTTAGGGACTATGGGGCTGGCCCTCGGAACGAGCCTAACATCCCTGATAAACCTCACCCTCCTCATCAGATTCCTGAAAAGGCGCTTCTCGATAGAAATCCTCAACGAAACGGTAAAAGCCGGAGCCAAGTACACCTTACTCTCGCTACCCGTAGGGGTAATTGCGGCGGCGGGCAGCAAGCTTTACAGAGTGAACATGCCGACGGCGGAAAAACTCCTTATTGTAGGAATCACCGTTACCGCCGCAGCAACAGTTTACGCCGTTACCCTTTACATCACAAAAGACCCAATAATACAGTCGCTGAAGGAGGGTTAA
- a CDS encoding branched-chain amino acid transaminase — protein MGRFAYFEGKFVPVEEANINIQTNSFHYGTAVFEGIRAYWNEEKKQLFGLFVKEHYERMLANCKILNLKVEKSAQELTEITVELLRRCGHREDTYIRPIAYFADLKISPKLIGYKTELAIYTVPLGDYLDLSRGLKAKTASWHRINDTMIPARCKVAGAYVNSAFAKTEALLNGYDEAIMLNPDGTVAEGSGENVFIVRNGKLITTPSASNILEGITRNAVIHLAREELGIEVEERPILRSELYVADEVFYTGTAAQVAPVVQVDHVVIGNGEVGPVTKRLQEIYFSIVKGNNPKYEHWLTPVY, from the coding sequence ATGGGAAGGTTTGCTTACTTTGAGGGCAAGTTCGTCCCGGTAGAGGAGGCAAACATAAACATCCAGACCAACTCCTTCCACTACGGAACCGCAGTTTTTGAAGGTATAAGGGCCTACTGGAACGAAGAGAAAAAGCAGCTCTTCGGACTCTTTGTTAAGGAACACTACGAAAGGATGCTTGCAAACTGCAAGATACTGAACTTAAAAGTTGAGAAAAGCGCCCAGGAGCTTACCGAGATTACCGTAGAGCTACTACGCCGCTGCGGCCACAGGGAAGACACCTACATCAGGCCGATAGCCTACTTTGCAGACCTGAAAATCTCTCCGAAGCTCATCGGTTACAAAACAGAGCTGGCAATATACACCGTTCCCTTAGGAGACTACCTGGACCTTTCAAGGGGCTTAAAGGCCAAAACTGCATCGTGGCACAGGATAAACGACACCATGATTCCGGCCCGCTGTAAAGTTGCCGGAGCATACGTAAACAGTGCCTTTGCAAAAACGGAGGCCCTCCTAAACGGCTACGACGAGGCGATAATGCTCAACCCCGACGGAACGGTTGCCGAAGGTAGCGGAGAAAACGTCTTTATAGTGAGAAACGGCAAACTCATAACCACCCCTTCGGCCTCGAACATACTGGAAGGGATAACGAGGAATGCCGTTATCCACCTTGCAAGGGAAGAGCTCGGAATAGAGGTTGAAGAGCGGCCGATTTTAAGAAGTGAACTCTACGTTGCAGACGAGGTCTTCTACACCGGAACGGCAGCACAGGTTGCCCCCGTGGTGCAGGTTGACCACGTTGTAATAGGAAACGGCGAGGTAGGGCCGGTAACAAAGAGGCTACAGGAAATCTACTTCTCGATAGTAAAGGGCAACAACCCCAAATATGAACACTGGTTAACTCCGGTTTACTAA
- the lgt gene encoding prolipoprotein diacylglyceryl transferase translates to MHPILFKLGPITIYTYGVMVALGIFFGSMILVRLAEREGIKREDVVDVAFWSVVAGFVGARLFFFLYNPQYAHPWYTVLFFWQGGLVWYGGVLFGGAVAAYLIWKRRIPVWKFADIVSIALSVGLGFGRIGCTMAGCCYGKVCHAPFAIVFTNPHSAAPLNVPLYPTQPISSAANFLIAAILYLLYRRRKAPGEVFGFYLILYGIFRFLIEFWRATPKEIFGALSNNQVISIIMVAAGIFIVWYRRKSQEAD, encoded by the coding sequence ATGCACCCGATACTCTTTAAGCTCGGCCCCATAACCATTTACACCTACGGAGTTATGGTTGCCCTCGGCATCTTCTTCGGCTCAATGATTCTGGTCCGCCTTGCGGAGAGGGAAGGGATAAAGAGGGAAGACGTTGTAGACGTGGCCTTCTGGAGTGTAGTTGCAGGATTTGTAGGGGCAAGGCTCTTCTTCTTCCTATACAACCCCCAGTACGCCCACCCGTGGTACACGGTGCTCTTCTTCTGGCAGGGAGGACTCGTTTGGTACGGCGGAGTCCTGTTCGGCGGTGCGGTTGCGGCCTACCTAATCTGGAAGAGGAGGATTCCCGTTTGGAAGTTTGCAGACATTGTATCGATAGCCCTGTCTGTAGGCCTGGGGTTCGGAAGAATAGGGTGCACAATGGCGGGATGCTGCTACGGTAAAGTGTGCCACGCACCTTTTGCCATAGTGTTTACAAATCCCCACAGTGCGGCCCCTCTAAACGTTCCCCTCTACCCGACCCAGCCCATCTCCTCGGCCGCAAACTTCCTTATAGCGGCAATCTTGTACCTGCTCTACAGGAGGAGGAAGGCCCCCGGAGAGGTCTTCGGGTTCTACCTGATTCTCTACGGAATCTTCAGGTTCCTCATAGAGTTCTGGAGGGCCACACCGAAGGAAATCTTTGGAGCCCTTAGCAATAACCAGGTTATAAGTATTATAATGGTGGCTGCAGGAATCTTTATCGTCTGGTACCGGAGAAAATCACAGGAGGCTGATTGA
- the gspG gene encoding type II secretion system major pseudopilin GspG, which produces MERRRRGFTLIELMVVIVILGLLAALVAPKFLKRGEEAKVTTTKVQMKNIEQALKLYKLNNSLYPTTEQGLKALVEKPTTPPVPRNWKGPYMDKIPKDAWGNNFIYVSNGKHFTLISPGPDGEEGTSDDLKVSD; this is translated from the coding sequence ATGGAGCGCAGAAGGAGAGGATTCACCCTTATAGAGCTTATGGTTGTAATCGTTATCCTCGGGCTGCTTGCGGCCCTTGTAGCTCCGAAATTCCTCAAAAGGGGAGAAGAGGCCAAAGTAACAACCACAAAGGTCCAGATGAAAAACATAGAACAGGCGCTAAAGCTCTACAAACTCAACAACTCCCTCTACCCCACAACCGAGCAGGGACTCAAAGCGCTCGTTGAAAAACCCACAACCCCTCCGGTTCCGAGAAACTGGAAGGGCCCCTATATGGATAAAATTCCAAAAGACGCATGGGGTAACAACTTTATCTACGTTTCAAACGGTAAACACTTTACCCTCATCTCCCCCGGCCCCGACGGAGAAGAGGGAACATCAGACGACCTGAAGGTGAGCGACTGA
- a CDS encoding DUF4911 domain-containing protein yields the protein MKELIKGRNLLCRVDPKDIAFINAIFEWYHEIGTVRTRDPKEGLIEIWIVPDFYQEALKAIDYLRGFVKKLEVIKEVGDDWWRE from the coding sequence GTGAAAGAGCTGATAAAGGGGAGAAACCTCCTGTGCAGGGTAGACCCAAAAGACATCGCCTTCATAAACGCCATATTTGAGTGGTACCACGAAATAGGAACGGTAAGGACCAGAGACCCCAAAGAGGGACTCATAGAGATATGGATAGTCCCGGACTTCTACCAGGAAGCCCTAAAAGCCATAGATTACCTTAGAGGATTTGTAAAAAAACTCGAAGTCATAAAGGAAGTGGGAGACGACTGGTGGAGAGAGTAA
- a CDS encoding ASKHA domain-containing protein translates to MKVEVSVPEGKSLYQVLREEGLIKSAYCGGRGICGKCRVRLGGKEELACLVFGPFEGEVEIEEELLTAPGENLPPIPPTGKSGFGVALDVGTTGVEAALFELCSGKFVKSVKGVNLQASFGADIVTRVELAREHYGKQRELLLKTVELLLKELPAKPTEVVAVCNSVIHHFLLGLPVSGFERYPFKLYEREPVETTGRELGLDGFPSTKFILPPPLESFVGSDLLANLHYLTAEGRTNFTVADLGTNAEIARWEKGEGVATSVPAGPAFEGVGLFSGMRAVEGAVYKVFFDGRSFRFLTIGNRKPEGICASGYFDLIYLLKSFRALNSEGTFTEEAPPLIRERIREINGEKAFLLYSDPEREVALTQSDIRKFMLAKAGVYGALKTLTEGTPPKELIFSGAFGSHLSERSVKGVKLIPSQLPPPEPAGNLALKGAALTLSTGVEPFKKLKEKLSHVELAGNKTFEKAYVEGLEL, encoded by the coding sequence TTGAAAGTTGAAGTATCGGTTCCCGAGGGGAAAAGCCTCTACCAAGTTCTGCGGGAAGAGGGGCTAATAAAGTCGGCCTACTGCGGAGGTAGGGGCATTTGCGGCAAGTGCAGGGTAAGGCTCGGAGGGAAAGAGGAGCTCGCCTGCCTTGTTTTCGGTCCCTTTGAAGGCGAGGTAGAGATAGAGGAGGAGCTCCTAACAGCTCCGGGGGAGAACCTCCCCCCCATTCCGCCTACCGGGAAAAGCGGCTTTGGAGTTGCCCTCGACGTGGGAACAACGGGGGTAGAAGCGGCCCTTTTTGAGCTCTGCTCTGGCAAGTTTGTAAAGAGCGTAAAAGGGGTTAACCTCCAAGCCTCCTTCGGGGCCGACATCGTAACCAGGGTAGAGCTGGCAAGGGAGCATTACGGCAAACAGAGGGAGCTCCTTTTAAAAACCGTAGAGCTCCTCCTTAAAGAGCTTCCGGCAAAGCCAACAGAGGTGGTGGCGGTGTGCAACTCGGTTATCCACCACTTCCTGCTGGGCTTACCGGTTTCCGGCTTTGAGCGCTACCCATTCAAGCTCTACGAGCGAGAGCCGGTAGAGACAACCGGCAGGGAGCTCGGGCTCGACGGCTTCCCCTCAACCAAGTTCATACTTCCCCCTCCCCTTGAGAGCTTCGTAGGCTCGGATTTACTTGCAAACCTACACTACCTTACAGCAGAGGGCCGCACGAACTTTACGGTTGCAGACCTCGGAACGAACGCCGAAATAGCCCGCTGGGAAAAGGGGGAGGGCGTTGCCACCTCGGTTCCGGCGGGCCCGGCTTTCGAGGGCGTAGGGCTATTTTCGGGCATGAGGGCCGTTGAAGGGGCCGTTTACAAAGTCTTCTTCGACGGAAGGAGCTTCCGTTTCCTCACAATAGGCAACAGAAAGCCCGAAGGCATCTGCGCAAGCGGCTACTTCGACCTCATCTACCTGCTCAAGAGCTTCCGAGCCCTGAACTCCGAAGGCACCTTTACGGAAGAGGCCCCGCCCCTAATAAGGGAGCGCATACGAGAAATCAACGGAGAAAAGGCCTTCCTCCTCTACAGCGACCCCGAAAGGGAAGTGGCCCTAACCCAGAGCGACATCAGGAAGTTCATGCTGGCAAAGGCGGGCGTTTACGGAGCCCTGAAAACACTAACGGAGGGAACACCTCCGAAAGAGCTCATATTCTCGGGGGCCTTCGGCAGCCACCTGAGCGAAAGGAGCGTTAAAGGAGTGAAGCTCATCCCCTCTCAGCTTCCGCCCCCCGAACCGGCAGGCAACCTTGCCCTTAAAGGTGCGGCACTTACCCTCTCAACCGGAGTGGAGCCGTTTAAGAAGCTGAAAGAGAAGCTCAGCCACGTTGAGCTTGCAGGTAACAAAACCTTCGAAAAAGCCTACGTAGAGGGACTCGAGCTGTGA